A genome region from Triticum aestivum cultivar Chinese Spring chromosome 2B, IWGSC CS RefSeq v2.1, whole genome shotgun sequence includes the following:
- the LOC123040322 gene encoding uncharacterized protein yields MATALFLPAPPLPFPPSPEEKRREGSSGQIRRRLRSGHGTGAPSPLMNIASERPCVRQDTLVKAPASFLPSLCSAMPSASSKEEDLLPYRRKGRGRRRARHGHGVGQLLLPR; encoded by the exons ATGGCCACCGCCCTCTTCCTTCCCGCACCTCCCCTCCCATTCCCTCCCTcaccagaagagaagagaagagaagggagCAGCGGGCAGATCAGGCGGCGGCTACGATCCGGCCATGGGACTGGAGCTCCATCGCCACTGATGAATATCGCGAGCGAGCGGCCGTGCGTGCGTCAGGACACGCTCGTCAAGGCCCccgcctccttccttccttccttgtgcTCGGCCATGCCTAGCGCTAGCAGCAAGGAGGAGGATCTACTACCCTACAGAAGGAAAGGAAGAGGCCGCCGGCGAGCGAGGCACGGCCACGGCGTTGGACAGCTGCTCCTCCCAAG gtga